Within bacterium, the genomic segment TGCGGACTCATTTTTCGGTGAAAGATGATTCTTTCATGGATATTACTTGGGCGTTGGGGAACACCCGGTTAAAAAGTCAGATGGACAGACCGCTACGTCTGTCGGAAACAAAATTCTCGCCGCATGCGCTAATATATTTGCCAGCGAAATGTTACAATTTTATTGACGAATACCCGGCTCGGGTAAATTCAAATGGTAATATCAAATCGAAAGTCACTCGACAGACAGGAGTGTCTGTCGTACAGGGTTCCGTATGATATTGCTTCGACGCAGAGCGCTCTTGCAATGACGCTACGAATTGATTTCACGATAATGGGCAGCCATGCCAACCATCCGCGAAATTACAAAAAACGCCGTACCAATGCGCCACTCGAATCCCAGATCGGAAATCGCTGCCGCGATTGCTCCCGTAATATTTAACGGCAACGGACGCGATGAAACGCTTGTAAGCTTACGCTCAATCGCTTCCGCCGTCGCACAATAGACCCCATAGCATCCGGTTTCACGCATCACTGTGAAAAGTGCGACAGTACGGGGATCGGCGGGATGCAATAGATGACCATAACCGGGAATTCGTTGCTTCAAAGCTTTTGCATTGCTTAGGATAGCATTGGCGCATTCCTCGGGATCATCTCCCTTGTGAACATTTTCCTGTAACAATTTACTCAATTTTTCGACCACTCCACCGTGGTTGGCTCCCATTGCAAGAGTGCCTGCTGCCAAAACCGACGGTAAATCGCCACCAGTCAATGCCACCGTGCGAGCAGCAACGATGGAGGGGGAATTATCAGTATGGAGTACTGAAGAACAGAGAATGGCGTCGATGACCCGCCGTTCTGCCGGTGTCGCTGTGTTGCCGCGCCATAGCAAACAA encodes:
- a CDS encoding citryl-CoA lyase, with amino-acid sequence MSLLSEVTPEQILIHGNDLSELMRQQSFADMICLLWRGNTATPAERRVIDAILCSSVLHTDNSPSIVAARTVALTGGDLPSVLAAGTLAMGANHGGVVEKLSKLLQENVHKGDDPEECANAILSNAKALKQRIPGYGHLLHPADPRTVALFTVMRETGCYGVYCATAEAIERKLTSVSSRPLPLNITGAIAAAISDLGFEWRIGTAFFVISRMVGMAAHYREINS